From one Orcinus orca chromosome 10, mOrcOrc1.1, whole genome shotgun sequence genomic stretch:
- the CILK1 gene encoding serine/threonine-protein kinase ICK, whose amino-acid sequence MNRYTTIKQLGDGTYGSVLLGRSIESGELIAIKKMKRKFYSWEECMNLREVKSLKKLNHANVVKLKEVIRENDHLYFIFEYMKENLYQLIKERNKLFPESAIRNIMYQILQGLAFIHKHGFFHRDLKPENLLCMGPELVKIADFGLAREIRSRPPYTDYVSTRWYRAPEVLLRSTNYSSPIDIWAVGCIMAEVYTLRPLFPGASEIDTIFKICQVLGTPKKTDWPEGYQLSSAMNFRWPHCVPNNLKTLIPNASSEAVHLLRDMLQWDPKKRPTASQALRYPYFQVGHPLGSTTQSLQDSGRPQKDGLEKAAPPPHIKPVPPAQPPTKPHTRISLRQQQASQPPQHLTYPYKAEASRTDHLPEDKPSPLLLPSLHAKHPQARILTGLEHKNGEIKPKSRRRWGLVSRLAKDSDGWADLDDSDFSPSFTRIDLKNKKRQSDETLCRFESVLDLKPSEPVGTGNSAPTQTSYPRCDTPTLRSAAKQHYLKHSRYLPGINIRNGILPNPGKDFIPSNPWSSSGLSGKSSGMVSVISKINSVGSTSTSSSGLAGNYIPSFLKKEIGSTVQRVHVAPIPDPSPGYSSLKAVRPHPGRPFFHTQPRSTPGSLPRPPAAQPVHGRTDWAAKYASRR is encoded by the exons ATGAATAGATACACAACCATCAAGCAACTCGGGGATGGAACCTATGGTTCCGTCCTGCTGGGAAGAAGCATCGAGTCTGGGGAACTGATTGCTATTAAAAA aatgaaaagaaagttttATTCCTGGGAGGAATGCATGAACCTTCGGGAGGTCAAG TCTTTAAAGAAGCTCAACCATGCCAATGTagtaaaattaaaagaagttATCAGGGAAAATgatcatctttattttatctttgagtACATGAAGGAAAATCTTTACCAACTCATTAAAGAAAG AAATAAGTTGTTTCCTGAATCTGCAATAAGAAATATCATGTATCAGATATTGCAAGGACTTGCATTTATTCACAAACACG GCTTCTTCCATCGGGACTTAAAGCCGGAGAACCTCCTCTGTATGGGACCCGAACTCGTGAAAATTGCAGACTTTGGATTGGCCCGAGAAATCCGATCAAGACCTCCATACACAGACTATGTATCTACCAGATG GTACCGGGCCCCGGAGGTGCTCCTGCGGTCCACAAACTATAGCTCCCCCATCGACATCTGGGCCGTGGGCTGCATCATGGCAGAGGTGTACACCCTCCGGCCACTCTTCCCCGGGGCCAGTGAGATCGACACAATCTTCAAAATCTGCCAAGTGCTGGGGACACCCAAAAAG acTGACTGGCCTGAAGGCTACCAACTGTCGAGTGCTATGAACTTCCGCTGGCCCCACTGTGTGCCCAATAACTTGAAGACCCTGATTCCAAATGCCAGCAGCGAAGCAGTTCATCTCCTGAGAGACATGCTGCAGTGGGATCCCAAGAAACGGCCAACAGCTAGTCag GCGCTTCGATATCCTTACTTCCAGGTTGGGCACCCCCTGGGCAGCACCACACAGAGCCTTCAGGATTCAGGAAGACCACAGAAGGACGGTCTGGAAAAGGCAGCCCCACCGCCTCACATAAAGCCGGTCCCTCCTGCCCAGCCCCCAACCAAGCCACACACGCGCATTTCTTTGAGACAGCAGCAAGCCAGCCAACCCCCTCAGCATCTCACATACCCCTACAAAGCCGAGGCTTCCAGGACGGATCACCTCCCAGAGGACAAGCCAAGCCCTTTGCTCTTGCCATCCCTCCACGCCAAGCATCCCCAGGCA AGAATTCTCACTGGCCTGGAGCACAAAAATGGTGAGATCAAGCCAAAGAGTAGGAGAAGGTGGGGTCTCGTTTCCAGGTTAGCAAAGGATTCTGATGGCTGGGCTGACTTAGATGACTCGGACTTCAGCCCATCGTTCACCAGGATTGACCTGAAAAACAAGAAGAGACAGAGCGATGAGACTCTGTGCAG ATTTGAGAGTGTTCTGGACCTGAAGCCCTCAGAGCCCGTGGGCACCGGAAATAGTGCCCCAACCCAGACATCCTATCCCCGGTGCGACACGCCCACCTTGAGGTCGGCGGCCAAGCAGCACTACCTGAAGCACTCCCGGTACCTGCCTG gaataaatataagaaaCGGCATACTCCCGAATCCAGGAAAGGATTTTATTCCATCTAACCCATGGTCTAGTTCTGGTTTGTCTGGAAAATCTTCAGGGATGGTATCAGTGATCAGCAAAATAAATTCAG TTGGTTCCACCTCAACAAGTTCTAGTGGACTGGCTGGAAACTATATCCCTTcctttctgaaaaaagaaatcgGTTCTACTGTGCAGAGGGTCCACGTGGCACCTATACCTGACCCTTCCCCTG GTTATTCTTCCCTGAAGGCTGTGAGACCTCATCCTGGGCGACCTTTTTTCCACACCCAACCTAGAAGCACTCCCGGCTCGCTGCCCCGGCCTCCGGCTGCCCAGCCCGTGCATGGCCGGACGGACTGGGCTGCTAAGTATGCATCTCGGCGATGA